The genomic window CCTGTCTTATCAACTTACCTGCATCATCCCGCATACTAGCTAAACCAGAACTTTGCAGAAAATAGGATTTATGATTATCGCTAGGGAAAGTTTCAAAAAATCGCCATTTGTTACTACCCATTTCAAATAAATTAACAGGCGGTTCATTCAATAATCCTGTATCAATACCTTTGAGAAACTGGTCAAACCATCGAATTTGCAATTTATCAATTGAACTATTAGCCTCTGCACCATAATCTACATTCCCTACTTTTCGACCCCAAGGTAGATGCGCCCAAGGGCCAATTACTAAATGCTGAGGAAAGGCGCTACGAGATGCCATTTCTTTGTATAAATGCAAAGTTCCGCGCAGGAAAGTATCAAACCATCCGCCAACGTGCAGCATCGGCAAATCAACATCTTGCAAATGCTGTTTTGGTGAAAGGTTTTCCCAATATTCACCGGGTTGAGGATGGTCTAACCATTCGTGATAGAAAGAGTCAGGCGCTAGGTTTTTCAGAATTTCCGGACGGGCAGGAATTTGGTCATAAACTGGTAAGTTACGAGAAGCTGTAAAAAGAGCTTGATACGCTTTTTCATCTCCTAGCAATCTAGCGGTTTCTGTTGCTAGTTGAATCGCCCAGCCGAGATTGGCTTGGAAACAAAATGCTCTGTTTTCATACGCCCAATCTGTATATAAATCGTAGCCAATCATGGCGGGACAAACCACTTTTAATGCCGGGGGATGTGCGGCGGCGGCGTAAAGCTGGGTCATTCCCTGATAGGAAAACCCATACATTCCAACATTTCCATTACTACCTGGTAAATTCGCAGCCCAATTAACTGTGTCAAAACCATCTTCAATCTCGTGGGAAAATAGTTTAAATTCGCCCTCTGATGTGCCGCGTCCCCGAACATCTTGAATTACCACAATGTAGCCTTGGGCGGCGTACCAGGTAGGATGGGCATAGACAACGGTGGATGCGATCGCTTTCCCATACGGCTGTCGCATCAGCAAGACGGGAAACTCACCCTCCGCATCCGGTCGATAAATGTCCGCATCCAAGCGCACCCCATCTCTGGTAAGCATTGAGGCAGTTTCTTTGGGAAAAACATTTAGCATGGAACTAGAGAATCTACTCTACCCAATACTGCTAAATCCTCTTCATCCAATTCCACTGGCATACCGCTACGAATTAATTCTGCAAAGTCTTCATTTGGCACCATAATACACAGCGCATACAAGCGAGTAGAACCCGTATTTTCAATTTTATG from Funiculus sociatus GB2-C1 includes these protein-coding regions:
- a CDS encoding CocE/NonD family hydrolase; translation: MLNVFPKETASMLTRDGVRLDADIYRPDAEGEFPVLLMRQPYGKAIASTVVYAHPTWYAAQGYIVVIQDVRGRGTSEGEFKLFSHEIEDGFDTVNWAANLPGSNGNVGMYGFSYQGMTQLYAAAAHPPALKVVCPAMIGYDLYTDWAYENRAFCFQANLGWAIQLATETARLLGDEKAYQALFTASRNLPVYDQIPARPEILKNLAPDSFYHEWLDHPQPGEYWENLSPKQHLQDVDLPMLHVGGWFDTFLRGTLHLYKEMASRSAFPQHLVIGPWAHLPWGRKVGNVDYGAEANSSIDKLQIRWFDQFLKGIDTGLLNEPPVNLFEMGSNKWRFFETFPSDNHKSYFLQSSGLASMRDDAGKLIRQAKQFIQNSSDVLVHDPWRPVPALGGHATIPAGSFDRSSLDCRTDILTYTSAPIESDLHLAGDVVVEVYAIADTPCFDLCAVLSEVRTDGTVYNFTQGYVRVEPNQETAPLKVILQATCARLDKGNCLRLSLSAACFPAYPVNPGTGSSPSETALIAAQIITLTVRSGKDFPSQILLPLV